In Sesamum indicum cultivar Zhongzhi No. 13 linkage group LG1, S_indicum_v1.0, whole genome shotgun sequence, the sequence CACTCATGAAGAAGTGGAATCCTTTGCCAAAGGACTGGACTCGATGAATGAAACTTCTGCCCATTCAGATTAATGATTCTtaatagttatatttatatatgatgtatTGCTAATCAGTGACTTTTGGCAATAAGAAGGTAAATGATGTACAGTGAATCAATCAGATTTAGGACAAGTGAATTTATGTTGGCCTTGGCAGTAAAAATAGGNNNNNNNNNNGAGTGAGACTCCTAGTGAATCCTGCAGTTAGCGTGTTTGTATAAATCGGGAAACTACATCTAGCATCTTTTAGCACATTGCTGTTGGTATGATTTTCGATTTatctttgatattttgttcaaatatttGGTTTTTGATTTGCTGGTGTCAAATTGTATAATTCTCTTTATCATGATCATGTGGTTGTCCTTCTCACATGCCATTATGGTCATTAAGATCAAAGCAAGCATCATGAAGTTGGGAACAAAAGAAAcattgtttcttcttcttgttagTTTTACCCCTCATGGAATCAAGCATCTCCCTCTGGGACCATGGAGAAATTTGCTAGCAACGTGCTGATGATGGTTATCAAAATGGTTGGTGTTCAAATCAGGGTGAAAACACATCtatcattattatattctaaGTAATAGTCATTTTCAGTTgataatgatatattttttcaccCTCAATTTCCGAATTGTGCACGTTTTGTCAGCCATGATATGTGCATTTGATCTCTATATATGATCTcagtaaaaataaatggttGGTAGAGGAGAAATAATGTTGAGATGAACCAAAAGTTTTGTCGGATACATTTTACACCTCACACTCACACTCGGAGTCAGATATTATGAGGGTACATGATTTTTAATTGtcaattgattgatttatgtaccaaaaaaatagttatgtTTAGGTTGATATCATTACACTTgtattttagtttgaaaataagAAGTGTCACTTGAAGAAAGACCAAAGTcaatgtacaaaattatttcacgGGTAGCAATACTCCTAAGCAATTTCTCAAATAAGTTTAAGTGATCTTGATGTACCAACTAAGATTGATTATTCTAATTTTCACCTAATCTACTAAATTTATCATTGGTTTCTTCTACcattgtttattaattaatctttaattGAGATTTGAccccaaattattattattatatttgaagtaGACCATAAAGAGAGACGAAGGCGTTGTTGAGTTGAGAAAGAGGTTGGTTTATGATACAGGTGCAGTTTGCTATGTAACTTGGGGAATGAACGTGGTCTTTAAGATTTCATTAATAGTACTGGAGAGGAGCTGTTATTATATATCCTAAACATTAAGTTGAGAAATAGGCACGAAAATTCATGCGCTGTAATGTCTAGCAATTTTGAGCTTGATTACCCAACCCAAGACCAAGAGGCATGTCGTTGTGGAAAAATCAGCAAACAcgtttctaataatttaataatgtttGTAACTGCTTTTATGTACAACTTTAGAGTGTTGATATTGAGATGTAGCATAGCATGCATAATTgcatatcatatataaatgGCATACCCgcgttttatttaaaaacacgcacacacacgTAACTTCCAAACTGACATCATAGACTACCCACGCAGGCACTCTCCATCATAAAGACTTTTCCACcatctttctttatttctctaTACTTCGTCTTCTTCCTtgatttttcctcttctttttcattttcatctttcaaCTACTATTTCAATTTGTTATGCATTCTCTCTCTTTATTACCACTACTATTAGTTCTAATTCCAACCTCATAATTATTGAAGCCTTGAATGTTTCTTCTCCCACGTTTTcatctctctttcttcttcatcttcaccAACACTATTTGCTCTTTTCATCTGTGTATCTCAAGCTCAGAAACAACAAGTATTATTCCCTGTCAAGATTCAGAAGTTGTCAAGAAACAAGGAATCAGGtactctttctttctttttgtgtgtgtgttttgatTTTATCCGTGTTGGTGTTTTTGTTGCTTGACATGAGTCTTATGGTTATTTGTGTATTATATCAATGGTGGGCTTTTGGTTTATAGCGTAAAGACTCAATCTTTGGACTGGACAGGGGAAGAATACGTGTGTTTCTTGCTGTGTTGTTAGAGTTTGACTTTTGAGGTGGGactttttatgttattttcagGAATCTTTGTCATCTGCGCTTGCTGATTGCTTTCTGTTTATGGGCATCGTTTCAGTCTTAATATAAACCTCTGAAAAGTGGAATTTTCGTATGGAGGAATATGTACTGGGCATAGAAGAAGATTTGTTTCAGGGATGAAATATGAATACGGCTttcaaatgaaacaaaattcCGGAAATGGATTTAAGAGTTGAATCTCCTAGTTGACCTGTGGTTTATGTCTGGAATTGATAATACGTgcttatattttgttgaaatttgaattaagaTAATACATGCTTAATTTGTGTTGACAACGGAAGCACACAACGCATCAGAGAATTTGAAGATGAAAATCAAcgagttaatattattattgttatggTGGTTTAAGTGCTGTCAATGGTAAGGGAACAGAggaaatatgtaaatatttattttgttttcagGGTTCCTggtaaataaatcaagaaagcaTTTCGCTAATACATCCTTTTGAAGCTAAAGGAATAAGGAGAAACATAACTAAATCGTATCTACTTAAATTATGACCTCAGTCAACTATAACATAAATGGTTACAGACTTTGCTGATTTTGCCTAAAACTCCTGGAGTTAATTTGCATGGACATCATGCTTGGTCCTTGGAAATCtcatatcattttaaaattttgattggttaCAAAATTGATGCTCTTAGTTGAGCTCTAGTCATGAACAGCTTCCGTGTCAAATTTCAGGAGCTTGGTATGAGCAGATAGTTGGTGATCTTAAGAATAATGGTCTTTGTATAGATAAATATGATGTGAAACCTTGTGTGTGCttgattgttttttattatttcgaAATCCTACATATTCAATGATGGAGATTGTTGTTTCACCTTTATCCGCCCGTGtcttttttgcctttttaATGTTTCGACTTAATGTCggtaataattctttttactcTGTTCATTATTGAATTCTGCGTCTCCTTCTTACAGACATTTAACTACATTTGATTCTGTTCTTCTTCACCAGGAATTTTGTGGACAAGTCATGAGCAATCTCAAGCTAGCTGTGGAAGTTGTGAGAGCCCACAACCTTATGCCCAAAGATGGGCAGGGCTCCTCTAACGCTTTTGTGGAGCTTCACTTTGATGGTCAGAAATTCCGCACCACCATCAAAGAAAAGGATCTTGATCCATTCTGGAATGAGACATTCTATTTTAATGTCTCTAACCCTACTGACCTGCATAATCTCACACTTGAGGCTCACGTCTACAGCATGAATAAAAACAGCAATTCAAAATCATCCCTCGGGAAGGTTCGCATAACCGGTACATCGTTTGTTCCCTATTCTGATGCTGTTGTATTTAACTATCCTTTGGAGAAAGGAAGCATATTCTCACGTGCAAGAGGGGAACTTGGCCTGAAAGTGTATGTAACTAATGATCCATATATCAAGTCGTCAGCACCTCTTCCTGAGATGTCTTCATCATCTTCACATTTGAGTTTGCATTCAAGCCACGAAGAGCTGCCTTCACAGAAAGTGGAAGAGTCCATCCCAGATGTAGTGACTAATGGAAAAAAGGGGTCGAGACGTACATTTTACAATCTTTCCAGCTCAAATAACCAGCGCCAACAGCCTCTGCCTGCACCCTCCCACCAACCAATCCAATACGGGGGTGATGAAATGAGGTCTGAACCTCAGGCACCACAAGTTGTCCGCATGTATGCAGGTTCATCGTCACAGCCTACTGATTTTACACTTAGAGAAACGAGCCCAATCCTTGGAGGGGGTCAGGTTGTTGGAGGACGAGTTAGACGTTCGGAGAAGCAGTCCAGCATTTATGACCTCGTTGAGCCAATGCAATTTCTCTTTGTTAGAGTTGTCAAAGCTCATGGCCTTCCCTCCAAGGATCTCACTGGGAGTCTTGACCCATATGTTGAAGTGAAACTCGGTAACTACAAAGGAGTGACAAAGCACTTTGAGAAAACCCAAAACCCAGAGTGGAACACGGTGTTCACCTTTTCAAAAGACAGAATGCAGTCATCTGTTTTGGAAGTTGTTGTTAAAGATAAGGATATGATGAAAGATGATTTCGTTGGTCTTGTTCAATTTGATCTCCATGAGATTCCCACGCGAGTTCCACCTGATAGTCCTTTGGCTCCACAATGGTATCGGCTTGAGGACAAGAAAGGTGAAAAACAGAAAGGTGAATTGATGTTAGCTGTCTGGATGGGCACACAAGCCGATGAGGCTTTCTCCGATGCTTGGCATTCAGATGCAGCTAGTCCTGTTGATAGCTCAGGCCCTTCAACACATATCCGTTCGAAAGTCTACCATTCTCCAAGATTATGGTATGTACGGGTTAATGTGATTGAGGCACAAGACTTGGTTGTGGCTGAGAAAAATCGGTTTCCAAATGTGCACGTTAAGGCACAGATTGGTAACCAAATTCTGAAGACAAAACCAATGCAATCGCAAACCATGAATGTTTTATGGAATGAAGATTNNNNNNNNNNGATGACCATCTGATAATTTCGGTTGAAGATCGCGTAGGTCCAAACAAAGATGAGGTTCTTGGTAAGACTTTTATACCATTGGCAACGGTTGAACGGCGTGCGGATGATCGGGTTGTCCACTCTCGATGGTTTAACCTACAAAAACCAAGTGCAACTGATATAGAGGAGCCAAAGAAAGATAAGTTTGCTAGTAGGGTCCATCTTCGTGTCTGCCTAGATGGAGGTTATCATGTACTCGATGAATCTACACATTATAGTAGTGATCTCCGGCCAACAGCAAAACAGCTTTGGAAACCACCAATTGGTATTCTGGAACTAGGCATTTTAAATGCTGATGCCCTTACACCCATGAAGACAAGAAATGGTCGCGGCACTTCAGATACTTTTTGTGTGGCAAAGTATGGTCAAAAGTGGGTTAGAACAAGAACAATTACGGACTGCTTGAATCCGAAGTACAACGAGCAGTACACGTGGGAAGTTTTTGATCCAGCCACTGTTCTTACTGTTGGTGTTTTTGATAATGGACAAATTGGCGAGAGGGGTTCAAATGGTCACAGAGACATGAAAATTGGGAAAGTTCGGATTCGAATTTCAACTCTTGAAACTGATCGAGTATATACTCATTCTTACCCTTTGCTTGTACTTCACCCTTCTGGTGTAAAGAAAATGGGAGAGTTACATTTGGCAATTCGGTTTTCATGCACAtccatgatgaacatgatgagCTTATACTCCAGACCGCTCTTGCCCAAAATGCACTATAAGATGCCATTGTCAATGGTGCAACTGGACATGCTGCGTCGCCAAGCGGTCAATATAGTGGCAGCACGGCTAACCCGTGCTGAGCCCCCTCTCAGAAAGGAAGTAATTGAGTATATGACTGATGCTGATTCACATCTCTGGAGTATGAGGCGTAGCAAGGCAAACTTTTTCCGGCTGATGTCAGTCTTTAACGGATTATTGGCCGTTTGGAAATGGTTTGGAGAAGTTTGCATGTGGAAGAACCCCATTACGACGGTGCTAGTTCATGTCCTCTTTGTCATGCTGATCTGTTTCCCCGAATTGATTCTACCCACACTGTTTCTTTACATGTTTCTGATTGGTCTTTGGAACTACCGTTACCGGCCAAAGTACCCTCCTCACATGAACACAAGACTATCCTGTGCTGATGCAGTGCATCCTGATGAACTTGATGAGGAATTTGATACATTCCCTACCACACGCAGTTCAGATATCGTGAGGATGAGGTACGACCGATTAAGAAGTGTGGCTGGTAGAATCCAGACGGTGATAGGTGACATAGCATCACAGGGGGAGAGGATTCAGGCACTGTTGAGCTGGCGGGACCCACGCGCGACTGTTATATTCATGGCGTTCTGCATAGTGGCTGCTGTTGTATTATATGCTGTCCCTTTCCAGTTGTTGATTGTCATGGCCGGACTATATGTCATGAGGCACCCAAGATTTCGGCATAAGTTACCCCCAGTACCTCTGAATTTCTTCCGACGGCTCCCTGCCAGGACGGATAGCATGTTGTGATTTTTATCATCTGCTGCTTGCAATTTCTTTTGTAAGTCATCAAACTCTAGTTTCTTGTCTCAACAGTTTGTAGAGTTGGTTATGTTTCTCAAGATTTCCAAAGTGTATAAAAGTATGTTTCATGTCATTTTTTGTTACAGAAACTCGACACCATGTCTATAGAACAGTGTCCTTTCTCTTGTACTAAATTCTGAGATATGTTCAATATATCCGATGCGCATACTCTCCTGACTTCATTGCTAATATATATGGTTCTGCATATAGTATGATAAGGCAATTGCTCATATGAGGACTGCAGTTGATGCATTTTGCCTGGTACTAAGATGGCATTGATGAGCAGGAAAGTAATGAAGAGGGAAAAGGAACGGATTAACACAGAATATGTATCTATAATAAAATGTCCGTCATGCACTCTGACTTCTGGATGAGTCTAAAAGCAACTTCAAATCTCAGTTTAGTTGTCAATATGATTTACTAATATCTGATGAAGTGTTGTGGTAATCAAGAAGGTGAAGGTATTACGAAAGGAAGAAATATCTTCATTTTCACATGTATCAGATAAAACACGTATCAAACGGTTGCTGCAACTTGTGAACTAACACAAAAGATTGAATGAATTGGCCAGAAATAGCCAAGTTCTTATTCCTCAGACACAACATTTATTTTCCCACTTTTTCATGCATCAGTCCAGTAGATATCCATCAGACCTCTATCTTTTTTAGGCACCCCTAAAGCTTCCCAGACAGCTCTTGAGGCATCAACAATGTTGTTGTCGCAGGGCGGCTGGTAGTCGTGATCTTTATCACAACCCATTGTGGAGTCACACTCGTCAATCACCATAGCATTCACACTTTTCCCATTACCATAAATGGTGATATTCTTGAAGCATCTATGCATTTTATTGAACCATCCTGTCGATAGAGCCACGATTGGTATGTCATCCGAGTGGTACTTGCCATCACACTCTGCTTCGCTCCCACCATCTTCACCTTTCTCAAAGCCGTTGATCGTCAGGACAGCTTTAGTGCGAGCAGAGACTGTAGGGGAGCATTTGTAGATGTCGTAGTACTTGCCTTCTTCACAGCAATCAGAATCATTCCCCTGATTGCATTGATCTTTAGGGGGTTTCTTGCCCTTAATCTTGCCACTAGGTTTGCAGGATTTAGCTTCAGCCCTCAGGGTTAAGGTCATGATGAGAACagagaaaaggagaaagagcAGAAAAGGAAGAGTTCGAttcctcattttctttctttgttttggaTTGTCAAGTCTGTTGCTTTGAGCTCGTATGGTGCAAAGTTAAGTGTGATCTAGCATATTTATAGTGCCTCAAACAGTAAAATAATCTGTCTGTTTGTTAAAACAGAATACCAGCCGTCTTGGCAGTTTTATTCGCTCCAGGACTTGTCTTATGTGACAGAAACAAGGAATCCTtgtgaatttcaaaatattttaggctGCCAAGTTAAGTGTCCACAATGAATCTTTGTTCTGATTCATAACAAATCAAAAATGCATTTGAATCTCCACCAGGATCTTTTATGGTTGTTGATGTACCGAATATGGTTAAAATAACCGAATTATTGTGTAACAGATTGTAATCATCGCCTTACAAGTAACTCAAGGTTTATATCACTTCTTTTTAGCtctgtttttcattttaagaaGGTATATGGAGATCAAGCTCAGTGGCAATCTCCAAAGAAAGTCAAATTTAAGCAATAAGACAGTTTACACATAATCATCATTCATGCAATAACACATTTATAATCAAACAGAAGTACAAGTTCATTGGATTAGATACtcataaacataatatttttaacacaTAACAACTGAAAAAACATATATCAACTGCACTAAGCATCAGACCAAGTGATGTCCAACTCTCCCC encodes:
- the LOC105172331 gene encoding protein QUIRKY, encoding MSEFCGQVMSNLKLAVEVVRAHNLMPKDGQGSSNAFVELHFDGQKFRTTIKEKDLDPFWNETFYFNVSNPTDLHNLTLEAHVYSMNKNSNSKSSLGKVRITGTSFVPYSDAVVFNYPLEKGSIFSRARGELGLKVYVTNDPYIKSSAPLPEMSSSSSHLSLHSSHEELPSQKVEESIPDVVTNGKKGSRRTFYNLSSSNNQRQQPLPAPSHQPIQYGGDEMRSEPQAPQVVRMYAGSSSQPTDFTLRETSPILGGGQVVGGRVRRSEKQSSIYDLVEPMQFLFVRVVKAHGLPSKDLTGSLDPYVEVKLGNYKGVTKHFEKTQNPEWNTVFTFSKDRMQSSVLEVVVKDKDMMKDDFVGLVQFDLHEIPTRVPPDSPLAPQWYRLEDKKGEKQKGELMLAVWMGTQADEAFSDAWHSDAASPVDSSGPSTHIRSKVYHSPRLWYVRVNVIEAQDLVVAEKNRQNQCNRKP
- the LOC110011981 gene encoding FT-interacting protein 1-like (The sequence of the model RefSeq protein was modified relative to this genomic sequence to represent the inferred CDS: added 24 bases not found in genome assembly) is translated as MFVAAEPFDDHLIISVEDRVGPNKDEVLGKTFIPLATVERRADDRVVHSRWFNLQKPSATDIEEPKKDKFASRVHLRVCLDGGYHVLDESTHYSSDLRPTAKQLWKPPIGILELGILNADALTPMKTRNGRGTSDTFCVAKYGQKWVRTRTITDCLNPKYNEQYTWEVFDPATVLTVGVFDNGQIGERGSNGHRDMKIGKVRIRISTLETDRVYTHSYPLLVLHPSGVKKMGELHLAIRFSCTSMMNMMSLYSRPLLPKMHYKMPLSMVQLDMLRRQAVNIVAARLTRAEPPLRKEVIEYMTDADSHLWSMRRSKANFFRLMSVFNGLLAVWKWFGEVCMWKNPITTVLVHVLFVMLICFPELILPTLFLYMFLIGLWNYRYRPKYPPHMNTRLSCADAVHPDELDEEFDTFPTTRSSDIVRMRYDRLRSVAGRIQTVIGDIASQGERIQALLSWRDPRATVIFMAFCIVAAVVLYAVPFQLLIVMAGLYVMRHPRFRHKLPPVPLNFFRRLPARTDSML
- the LOC105174365 gene encoding putative ripening-related protein 2, giving the protein MRNRTLPFLLFLLFSVLIMTLTLRAEAKSCKPSGKIKGKKPPKDQCNQGNDSDCCEEGKYYDIYKCSPTVSARTKAVLTINGFEKGEDGGSEAECDGKYHSDDIPIVALSTGWFNKMHRCFKNITIYGNGKSVNAMVIDECDSTMGCDKDHDYQPPCDNNIVDASRAVWEALGVPKKDRGLMDIYWTDA